The sequence ATGAGGATAAGAAAGAAGAGAAGAAGGACAAGGGCGGCCACGTGGTCGTGTTCGGCGACGATAAGAAGGAAGAGCACAAGGACAAGGGCGGCCATGTGGTGCTCAGCGACGACAAGAAGGATGAGAAGAAGGACCAGGGCAGCAAGTAGGCCGGTCCGGCGGGGCGCGGCGAAGCGCCGTGCCCCGCACCGTATGCCTGCACCGGCACCTCCATAAAGCTCTCGCTCGTCCCCCGCCGACCCGACGGGCATCGACCAATCGACAAGCCAAAACAGATCACAAATAGTGACTGAGCCATCGGCACCGCAGCGCTCCTCTTGCACGACGAAGTTATGACACGCAGATCTCACGAGCGGCTTCCGATTCACGGAATCGGCTCCGGGCGCCGCAATCCCGGCGGACTCTGAATTTATCTTCCCGGCCGCTTCACATCCCGGATCGCGCGCCTGATCAGCAACACGACCAGCATGAGAAAAATCACTCCTCCGACCAGCACGATCCAATTATGGATAGTCATCATGCATCCCCTTGGAGGCGCGCGATCAACCAGCCGCCCGGGAGCCGGCCGGCACCTGCTGAATCGCTCCCGTCTTCAGATCATAGACAAAGACCTGCTTCGCTTGCTCCGGCGTAACCGGCAGCAGGTTGGTGGCAAACGACTCGAACCTGACGTAGCGGCCGTCAGCACTGATCGTCGGATTGACGCTGGCGTTGTTGGCCTGAGTCCCGTCGTTGCCGACAGACACCCGGCTGGTTCGTCCTGTCTGCCGATCATGCACGAACACGTCGATCACTCCGTTGGTGTCGCCCGAGACAAGATTCGAGGCCAAAGACTCGAAGACGACGCAGCGTCCATCCGCGCTTAGCTGCGCCGACTGGCTGAAGTTGTTGGCCTGGTTGCCGCTGCTGTCCACCGACGCGCGCGTAGTCAGGTCCGTCATCCGGTCATGGACAAAGATGTCCCGTTGGCGATTCGTATCGTCACGCACCAGATTCGTCGCTAAAGATTCGAACACCACGACCCGTCCGTCCGGCGTGAGCGCGGGCGAAAAACTCCCGCCGTTCCCCTGAACTCCGCTGCTGCTGATGGAGACACGCACGGTTTGCTTGGAATCATTGTCGTAGACGAACACATCCGTCACCCCGTTGGTGTCGGTTGTCGTCAGGTTCGCGGCGCGAGATTCGAAGGCCACATAGCGCCGACGACCCGTGACCGGGACATCCTCCTGTCCGATCGGCCTACCGGCATCTGTTTCCGCCTGGAGCGCGCGCCCTTCGACCGGGCTTGCTGCAACGGTCTGGACGGGATTGTTCTGATTCCCGCAACCCGCGAGGGCGAGACAGCAGGCGCACAGGACCAAAGCCTTAGCCGTCATGCTCCGCTTCCTTGTGTGGAGTCATCGCCGGTCGATCGGCGTGCTGGCCCTGTTCCGGTGTCCGATCCAGGCGATGGATCAGAAACCGCAGGACATCTTCGATCTCCCCTTGATGCTTGATGTACAACTTCGCACGGGACCCGGCGTGCTGTCCAACCCGCACACCCATAACCAGCCCCTCCGTCAGTCCAAACACATCCTCGTCCGTCTCGTCATCTCCGATGAAGAAGAAGCCTGACTGGCGAAGATGCCGCATCAATGCGAGGGCCGCCCCCCCCTTGCCGCCTTTCCCCGGAGGCAAGAGATTGATCGATTGTTTCCCGATGACCAGACGAGGAGCCGGGCTCAGCTGAGTCAGCAGCGCCAGCACAGCCAGACGGACGCGGTCCTGGTCTTCATGTTCCCGATAGTGCAACGTCAGTGAATACCGCTTGTCCTCCACATCAATGCCGAGATCCGCCAACTGCGGCGCCAGCTCCCCCTTGATCGCCGCTCTCCACCCGGCACAGATCCCATCGGCCCACAGGAGCGTCACCGATGGCGTCAACGGACTTTCCAACCCGTGGTTGCCGATCAGATACGGAACGGCCCCGTTCACTCTCGGGGCCAGGTCGCTGAGCGCCCGTCCCGAGATCACGGCACAGGGAGCGCGCTTGGCCAGCTCCACCAGCCATTCATGGATCGAGCGGGTGAGTTTGACCGACTCACGATCCGGAGAAATCTTGGCCAGCGTCCCGTCAAAATCGAAGGCGTAGAGCATCGGCCCGCCGGCGAGGGCTCTCATCGCTTCCCGTCCCTCAGGCGAGAGCAAATATATCATGCCTGTCCTCCTGTGATCGTCCGCACATCCCTGGCCCCAGTCTGGCGCACGATGCGGGCGCGTTGCCGCATGCGGGCGGCATCCATCAGCATCCGGCCGGCCCAGCGGTACACGTTAAACTCCTGGACGATCCCGCGCATGCTGCGCATCCGCGCCCGCTGTTCGGTCGGCGCCATGGTGAGCGCCAGATGCATGGCCGCCGCGCATTGATCGATATTGTACGGATTGATGAGCACCGCTTCAGGCAGCTCCGTCGCCGCCCCGGTGAATTGGCTGAGAATCAGCACGCCCTGCTCGTCGTCGCGCGCGGCGACGAATTCCTTCGCGACGAGATTCATGCCGTCATGAAGACTGCTGACGATGCAGAAGTCCGCGCCTCGGTAATAGACGCTGACATCCTGCGGCTCGTGATGCTCGATCCGCACTTGAATGGGGCAATAGCCTTCCCGGCCGAATCGCGCGTTGATGCGTTCCGCCGACGCCAGCACATTCCGGCTGAACTGTTGATACTCCTCGATTTTCGATCGGCTCGGGGCGGCAATCTGGACAAACGAAAAACGACCGATCCATTCCGGCTGCAGTTCCAGTAGTCGTTCCACCGCGAGGAACCGCTCGAGGATGCCTTTGGTATAGTCGAGCCGCTCGACGCCGACGCCGACGCGATGGGTGTGTGGAAGCGTATTCAACGTGCGAATGCGGGTTTTGCACTCGGAGACCGGCGGCAGCTGCGCCATCTGCTGCCCGGGCCATGCGATAGAGATCGGGTAAGGATTTACGGCCGTCATTTTCCCTTGATAAGAAATAGTGGAGCTGTCGCGGTCGATTCTCGTTTCGAGTGACCGGTCCACCGTCTCGATGAAGTTGCTGCAATGAAAGCGCGTGTGAAATCCGAGAATGCTGCTCCCCAGGAGCCCTTCAAGAATGTCCCGATACCAGGGACAGATGGCATAGCGCTCCGGGTTGGGCCAGGGAATGTGCCAGAAGGTGATGATCGTCGCGTTCGGCAAATGGTCGCGCACCATTTTCGGCACCAGCGCGAGGTGATAATCCTGGACGAGCACGACCGGATTATCGGTCTTGGCCTCCTCAATGATGGCCAGGGCGAACCGCTCATTGATCTCTTTGTAATGCTGCCAGTCAGAAGAACGAAAGACTGGCCGGACGTGAGCCAGGTGGCAGAGCGGCCAGAGGCCTTCGTTGGCAAATCCATAGTAATAGCCGGCCTCTTCTTCCGCTGACATCCAGATCCGTCTGATTTCGTATTCGGGATGGTCCGGCGGTACGCGGACATGGCCCCGCGCATCAACGACCTCCCGATCGGCGGTCCCGCTGCCGTGCGCGATCCACACCCCGGAACAGGCGCGCATGACCGGCTCCAGCGCGGTGACCACCCCGCTGGCCGGCACCTGCACTTCGAGCTGCTGATCGTGCCAATTGTGAATATAGGGTTCACGGTTAGAGACGATGAGCACTTCGTCGCCCGCGAGGTGGTCGTGGAGAATGGTCTTCAGTGTGGCAGGTGTCCAGCTCATCTGGCTTTCGTCCCGCATGCGTTTGTCCGCCTCGAGATCGTGTATGAGGGCGCGAAGATCCTGGGCGACCGGATGCATGTCGGCGCCGGGCTTCGGCTCTCCGATCAAGGCGACCAAGCCTTCCCCCCGAAGCATCGACCGCACACCTGCGATCCATCCCCGCCAACTCAGATGCGCGACCAGAACCGTCACCAGTGAGATCACGCCGCCGATGACGGCGAAGAGATAAAAGAGATACCATTTGGTGTCGCTGCTACGCCGCTCGATCCAGCTCATGTCGTGGACGAGCATGAGGCGCCCCCAGTCCCTGCCGTTCCCTTCGATGCCCACGGCGGCGACATGAACAGCCCCCTGGGAGAGACGCAGGAGGGCCGTCTGACCTGCTTTGAGCGTACTCGCACCATCACAGGATATCGAGTCGGGGTACGTGAGAGTCTTGTAGATCAATTTGCCGTCACGGTCGCAAAATCCGACGGCGTACAGCCGTTCGTCCTGAATGATCCGATGGAAGTAGTTCAGCAGCTTGGTCTTCGACTCTGTCGCCAGAAGATCGACCAGAGGACTTTCGACCATGCGGCCGATCAGGGCCGACCGGATTTCGAGATCCCGCACGAACCATTTGAGCGTCAACGTATCGACAAGAGGAATAACGGCATAAGCCAGACCCGCCAGCACCAGGGCCAGCGGCAACAGGAATCGCAGCGATAACCGCATCGTTCACCTCTCGTTTACATCGGACAGCAAATCGCCTATGGTGAAGGCATGTATCCCTACGGCCTTGTCGGCAATTGCCAAACCTCGGCGCTGATCGGCTTGAACGGCAGCGTGGAATGGATGTGCGCGCCCCGCCCGGACAGTCCTCCGGTCTTCGGCCGGCTGCTGGATCCGGACGGCGGGCATTTTTCGATCTCGAGCCCCCTCGCGCCCTCCGGCCTCAGGTCCGAGCAGCGCTATCTGCCGAACACGAACATTCTGATCACCACCGTCACGTTGCCGAACGGCGACGCCTTCCGGATCACCGACTTCTGTCCGCGTTTCGAACAATACGGCCGTATCTACCGGCCGTCGGCCCTGTTCCGGATGGTCGAACCGCTCCAGGGCACTCCGGCGATCCGGGTCAACTGCTGTCCGGTTTCCGGCTGGGAGAAGACTCCGGTGCAACCCGTGCGAGGCAGCAACCACCTCCGCTACGAGATTCGCGGTGACGTCCTCCGGCTGCTGACCAACATGCCGCTGACCTACCTCTGCGAAGAGATCCCGATGGCGCTGACACAGAAATTCTATTTCGCCATGACCTGGGGACTCGGCATCGAAGACGATCTCATCAAGGTCACGCACGACTTTCTGGAGCAGACCGCCCGCTATTGGCGCATCTGGGTGAAGAACTGTTCGGTGCCGCTGCTGCACCAACAGGAAGTCATCCGCTCGGCCCTGGCGCTCAAGCTGCACTGTTTCGAAGACACGGGAGCCATCCTGGCGGCCCTCACGACGAGCCTTCCGGAACAGCCGGGCGGACAGCGCAACTGGGATTACCGGTTTTGCTGGCTGCGCGATGCCTATTTTGCGCTCACGGCATTTCATAACCTGGGCCATTTCGAAGAGATGGAAGCCTTCCTGAAATTCCTGCTGAACATTGCGCATACGCATGAACATTCCCGCGACCGGCTACGGCCGGTGTACACGCTCAGCCAAGGATTGCCGCTTCCCGAGACGGAGCATCCGAATTGGTCCGGCTACCAGAACAGCCGACCGGTGCGCAGCTACAATCAGGCCGCGGAGCACGTGCAGAACGACGCCTACGCCGAAATGATCCTGACCTTCACGCCGATCTTCTTCGACGAACGGTATGTCGATTTGCGCACGCGAGATCTCGATGCCCTGCTGGCGCATCTGGCGAAACTGTGCGTCCGCAGTATCGGCCAGCCGGATGCCGGTCTCTGGGAGATTCGCAACGGCTGGCAGGAGCATTCCTTCACGAATCTGCTGTGCTGGGCCGGACTCGAACGATTGGAACGGATCAAACAGGCCGGGCATCTCCCCTCCGTCTCGACCGGCCTCACGGCCGGACGCATCCAGGCGGAAGACGCCTTGCTCCGCGCCGTCCGCGAGGGAGCCGTTCGGAACGGTCCCACCGACCCCAGTTTCGACGCCGCGCTGGCCCAGCTGCCCATCCTCGGCTACCCGAATCGCCCCCTGTGCGAGTCGACGGTCACCCACATCACCCGCGAGCTGTCGCTCCGCATCGGAGGCGAGGATACCGGCTTCTTCTACCGCTATGTGCGGAACGACGACTTCGGAAAGCCGGAGGGTGCCTTCGTCATCTGCTCGTTCTGGATCGCCCAGGCCCTCGCTCGCCTGGGATGCGTGGACGAAGCACGGACGATCCTCGACCGCGTACTGACGGCGTCCAATCATGTCGGGCTGTTTTCCGAACACTTCATTCCCTCCACAAACACCCAGTGCGGAAACTTTCCCCAGGCCTACTCCCACGTCGGCCTCATCAATGCCGCGTTCGCCGTCAGTCCTCCCTGGAGCGATGTGCTCTGAGCGAAGGAGGTTTCTTTACTTGCAACTCATTACCCGCCACTCTCCACGCGAATGGTTGCTGTCGGAGTAATACGCCCTCGTGGATTATCCGGCTCTAGCCAGACGTTGTACTTCAAGTCTCCACGACGGACGAAGCAGAGACTGACCGATTCGCCGGGCGGAATCGTGACCAGGTCGTTAATCTGCCCAAAGAGTGTTGTGATGCCATGATCACATCCCACTTCATCAAGCAGTCTCATCGTCAGAAATCCCAACCGAATCGGGTTCGAGCGGAGATTGGTCCAACGTACCTCTTCCCCAGGGACGGCGTAGAGAAGGCTCGGCGTCACCTCGTCTGTGACTTCGACTGTACGGACCTGTGCCTTAATATCGGGCACGGAGGGGTGGCTGCAGGCTGTGACGATGCCCACCAGCACCAGACAAGACCAGATCATTCGCATCTTCTTTCCTTCTTTCAGTTTGAAAATAACGGCGCAGGACGCTTTGACTTTCCATCAACACCACGCGCCTGCCTGTCGCAAACGCGTACCCTGCCCAGCACGTCAAAGATGTGAACAGCCGACAAACTGAGCCAGAGAGGTCAGAGCTCTCCGAACTACGACTCAAAATGAGGGGGCCGTGGAAAAACCAGAAGAACGCTAAAGTACGGGAGGGTGAAAGAACACGGAGGGTAACAGTGATACATGTAGAGGAGACGCGACATCAGCGACTTGAAGGAATTCAACGGAGGGATCCAGACGAAGAGACATTGAGGGAACGGAAAACCCTTCCAGAACCGACGCCCCTAGCGTATCGATAGTAAGCAAAGGGCTCAGAAGTGTCACGGGAACTCCCAGCATCTGCATAATTACGCAGACACAGAGAAACAGGACGATCCCGAGCATAGGGCCTTGACTGCCTGGATGAGCAAAACGGATCGCAAATAGCATATGGGCAAAAGATACTCTTTCGTGAACGGCCTGACAAGGCAATCTTTTCAATTCCCATCGCTGTTGTGCCTGACAGCTTAGATTCAAGGACCATCTCACAAGGCCAATAGGTTTGGGGTACTTCGCAGATTGGTCAGTCGGACTGTGTCGAACTCGATGACGCCAGTTTGCCGAACGAGGATGAC comes from Nitrospira sp. and encodes:
- the otsB gene encoding trehalose-phosphatase, producing the protein MIYLLSPEGREAMRALAGGPMLYAFDFDGTLAKISPDRESVKLTRSIHEWLVELAKRAPCAVISGRALSDLAPRVNGAVPYLIGNHGLESPLTPSVTLLWADGICAGWRAAIKGELAPQLADLGIDVEDKRYSLTLHYREHEDQDRVRLAVLALLTQLSPAPRLVIGKQSINLLPPGKGGKGGAALALMRHLRQSGFFFIGDDETDEDVFGLTEGLVMGVRVGQHAGSRAKLYIKHQGEIEDVLRFLIHRLDRTPEQGQHADRPAMTPHKEAEHDG
- a CDS encoding trehalose-6-phosphate synthase, with the translated sequence MRLSLRFLLPLALVLAGLAYAVIPLVDTLTLKWFVRDLEIRSALIGRMVESPLVDLLATESKTKLLNYFHRIIQDERLYAVGFCDRDGKLIYKTLTYPDSISCDGASTLKAGQTALLRLSQGAVHVAAVGIEGNGRDWGRLMLVHDMSWIERRSSDTKWYLFYLFAVIGGVISLVTVLVAHLSWRGWIAGVRSMLRGEGLVALIGEPKPGADMHPVAQDLRALIHDLEADKRMRDESQMSWTPATLKTILHDHLAGDEVLIVSNREPYIHNWHDQQLEVQVPASGVVTALEPVMRACSGVWIAHGSGTADREVVDARGHVRVPPDHPEYEIRRIWMSAEEEAGYYYGFANEGLWPLCHLAHVRPVFRSSDWQHYKEINERFALAIIEEAKTDNPVVLVQDYHLALVPKMVRDHLPNATIITFWHIPWPNPERYAICPWYRDILEGLLGSSILGFHTRFHCSNFIETVDRSLETRIDRDSSTISYQGKMTAVNPYPISIAWPGQQMAQLPPVSECKTRIRTLNTLPHTHRVGVGVERLDYTKGILERFLAVERLLELQPEWIGRFSFVQIAAPSRSKIEEYQQFSRNVLASAERINARFGREGYCPIQVRIEHHEPQDVSVYYRGADFCIVSSLHDGMNLVAKEFVAARDDEQGVLILSQFTGAATELPEAVLINPYNIDQCAAAMHLALTMAPTEQRARMRSMRGIVQEFNVYRWAGRMLMDAARMRQRARIVRQTGARDVRTITGGQA
- a CDS encoding glycoside hydrolase family 15 protein, whose amino-acid sequence is MYPYGLVGNCQTSALIGLNGSVEWMCAPRPDSPPVFGRLLDPDGGHFSISSPLAPSGLRSEQRYLPNTNILITTVTLPNGDAFRITDFCPRFEQYGRIYRPSALFRMVEPLQGTPAIRVNCCPVSGWEKTPVQPVRGSNHLRYEIRGDVLRLLTNMPLTYLCEEIPMALTQKFYFAMTWGLGIEDDLIKVTHDFLEQTARYWRIWVKNCSVPLLHQQEVIRSALALKLHCFEDTGAILAALTTSLPEQPGGQRNWDYRFCWLRDAYFALTAFHNLGHFEEMEAFLKFLLNIAHTHEHSRDRLRPVYTLSQGLPLPETEHPNWSGYQNSRPVRSYNQAAEHVQNDAYAEMILTFTPIFFDERYVDLRTRDLDALLAHLAKLCVRSIGQPDAGLWEIRNGWQEHSFTNLLCWAGLERLERIKQAGHLPSVSTGLTAGRIQAEDALLRAVREGAVRNGPTDPSFDAALAQLPILGYPNRPLCESTVTHITRELSLRIGGEDTGFFYRYVRNDDFGKPEGAFVICSFWIAQALARLGCVDEARTILDRVLTASNHVGLFSEHFIPSTNTQCGNFPQAYSHVGLINAAFAVSPPWSDVL